One window from the genome of bacterium encodes:
- a CDS encoding fibronectin type III domain-containing protein — translation MTFYYRIITTVLIAVLFPHVLLTAQDSVTVNQSVIGADTSPPLPPASVTATAISQTEIDLTWTTSTDNVGVTGYQVFREFVQIATSTVESYSDTGLLPATLYSYTIVAFDAALNIGLHSATSSATTFSTPSTPSTPPPSSSGGGNGPIQTSNIVPLVTHIEVTASTTDAVIFWNTNVDTEGTLSWGRTTDYDKGSLTEVFFGKNHITRINNLIPNTLYYFKIDLVSTYGITGTLTGQTFKTKDILEGKLFPNVTTFSVIPDKDSIFLKWVNPPSDKFEEVRIVRLEKTYPKDPLDGKVVYEGRDSRSTDTDTREGVTYYYAIFAKDKTGNYSSGAVGQGSLLRGRSDTPIDQEFSDTENNITPDIETNEYYEDTLVLQDFEFRQDGILIPWRGATMTIDATKNYEISIPYKKIPDPTRIVIIGLQDVLQHETVYTFLLRADDTRDVYEGTMSPIGERGEYNLKIKTLTSKSKEIKILSGLLIAKDKFPTRVQTITYTNICFWFILILIIIIILLVIFDRKKRRQDEFV, via the coding sequence ATGACTTTTTACTATCGAATAATAACCACGGTTTTAATTGCGGTGCTTTTTCCGCACGTGCTTTTGACTGCGCAAGACTCGGTGACGGTTAATCAATCGGTAATTGGTGCAGATACATCGCCACCATTACCTCCTGCATCGGTAACTGCGACGGCAATATCACAAACAGAGATTGATCTCACATGGACTACATCGACGGATAATGTTGGTGTAACAGGGTACCAAGTGTTTAGAGAATTTGTTCAGATTGCCACATCTACCGTAGAGTCATATTCTGACACCGGTCTTTTGCCAGCAACTCTATATTCTTATACCATTGTGGCGTTTGATGCCGCTTTGAATATTGGATTACATTCCGCAACTTCAAGTGCTACAACGTTCTCCACTCCTTCTACACCGTCCACACCTCCCCCCTCATCGTCTGGGGGAGGGAACGGACCCATCCAAACATCGAATATTGTTCCGCTTGTAACGCACATAGAAGTCACTGCATCGACCACTGACGCTGTTATTTTTTGGAACACGAACGTTGATACAGAAGGCACTCTTTCGTGGGGGAGAACGACCGATTATGACAAGGGAAGTCTTACGGAAGTTTTTTTCGGGAAAAATCATATTACGCGAATTAATAACCTTATTCCCAATACTCTCTATTATTTCAAAATAGATTTAGTGAGTACCTACGGAATTACGGGGACACTAACAGGACAGACATTTAAAACAAAAGATATTTTAGAAGGAAAGCTTTTCCCTAACGTAACCACATTTTCGGTTATCCCTGATAAGGATTCCATCTTTCTCAAATGGGTAAATCCCCCTTCCGATAAATTTGAAGAAGTACGGATTGTTCGTCTTGAAAAAACTTATCCAAAAGATCCGCTTGATGGAAAAGTTGTATATGAAGGACGAGATTCACGTTCCACGGATACAGATACACGGGAAGGGGTAACATATTATTACGCAATCTTTGCGAAAGATAAGACAGGAAATTATTCTTCAGGCGCTGTTGGTCAAGGATCGCTCTTGCGCGGCAGATCGGATACACCTATCGATCAAGAATTTTCCGATACGGAAAATAACATTACTCCGGATATCGAAACGAATGAGTACTACGAAGACACGCTTGTCTTGCAGGATTTCGAATTTAGACAAGACGGTATTCTTATACCATGGCGGGGGGCAACAATGACCATCGATGCCACAAAAAATTATGAGATATCTATCCCGTATAAAAAAATTCCTGACCCGACACGTATCGTCATCATCGGATTACAGGATGTTCTTCAACACGAAACCGTGTACACATTTCTTCTACGAGCAGATGATACCCGTGATGTTTACGAGGGAACAATGAGTCCCATTGGAGAGCGCGGTGAATATAATTTAAAAATAAAAACTCTCACCAGTAAAAGCAAAGAAATAAAAATATTAAGCGGACTACTGATCGCTAAGGATAAATTTCCTACGCGTGTGCAAACAATCACATATACAAATATATGTTTTTGGTTCATATTAATTTTAATTATTATCATCATCCTTCTTGTAATTTTTGATCGCAAAAAACGCAGACAAGACGAGTTCGTATAA